The following coding sequences lie in one Methylotenera versatilis 301 genomic window:
- a CDS encoding RNA polymerase factor sigma-54, translated as MKQGLQLRFSQNLSLTPQLQQAIKLLQLSTLELNQEIDLLMQTNPLLERGDDGEDEYGNATDNSEDEVTVNTTSNDGNVTDTTQEYEASSDVDFEKTSTEFTEGKAELSQTEPTEFDASTSEFEQSTTDFSAEFNDDYDEYSNGSLWDENSTPADDDSDYKQQETLQISLREHLLSQLKLMQLSARDQTLTMLLVDSINEDGYLEASLEEIVEEMPEELEIEVLELQTALRHIQNLDPAGVGARNLSECLLLQLDLLPKFTPHLELAKLMAKHYLVALGARDFGKLRKELGCDEATLKCVQQVITNLNPRPGSAFSIIGSEHYIQHEVIIKKVKGIWIASLNDAVIPKLKINQLYAGILKRNRDSSSQYLQSQMQEAKWMIKNIHQRFSTILRVSQAITDRQRNFLEYGEVAMKPLVLREIAEELELHESTISRVTNNKYMLTPRGIFELKYFFGSSVATDTGGTCSATAIRALIKQLVDQENPKKPYSDSQITDLLAKQGIVVARRTIAKYRESLNIAPASLRKSL; from the coding sequence ATGAAACAAGGCTTACAACTTAGGTTTTCACAAAACCTCTCGCTTACGCCGCAGTTGCAACAAGCGATTAAATTATTACAGCTATCAACATTAGAGCTTAACCAAGAAATTGATTTGCTAATGCAAACTAATCCATTGCTAGAAAGAGGCGATGATGGTGAAGATGAATATGGCAACGCAACGGATAACAGTGAGGATGAGGTTACCGTCAACACCACGAGTAATGATGGTAATGTCACCGATACTACGCAAGAGTATGAAGCCAGCAGCGATGTTGATTTTGAGAAAACCAGCACTGAGTTTACTGAAGGCAAGGCCGAGTTAAGTCAAACCGAACCCACTGAGTTTGATGCTAGCACGTCTGAATTCGAGCAAAGTACAACGGACTTTTCTGCAGAATTCAATGATGATTACGATGAGTATTCCAATGGCAGCCTCTGGGATGAAAACAGCACGCCAGCAGATGATGATAGCGATTACAAGCAACAAGAGACGCTGCAAATAAGCTTACGTGAACATCTGCTTTCACAACTAAAACTCATGCAATTATCCGCGCGCGACCAAACGCTCACCATGCTGTTGGTGGATAGCATTAACGAAGATGGATATTTAGAAGCATCACTCGAAGAAATTGTCGAAGAGATGCCAGAAGAGCTGGAAATAGAGGTATTAGAATTACAAACGGCTCTGCGTCATATTCAGAACCTAGACCCTGCAGGTGTAGGTGCACGTAATTTAAGCGAGTGTCTGCTGCTACAACTTGACTTGCTGCCCAAATTCACACCGCACTTAGAGTTAGCCAAATTGATGGCAAAACACTATTTGGTAGCGCTTGGCGCACGTGACTTTGGCAAATTGCGTAAAGAGCTGGGTTGCGATGAAGCCACTTTAAAATGTGTGCAGCAAGTCATTACCAACTTAAATCCTCGGCCAGGTAGCGCCTTCAGCATTATTGGTTCTGAACACTACATTCAGCACGAAGTGATTATCAAAAAAGTAAAAGGTATTTGGATCGCCAGCCTCAATGATGCGGTGATTCCTAAACTTAAAATCAATCAGCTTTACGCGGGCATTTTGAAGCGTAACCGCGATAGTTCTAGCCAATATCTACAAAGCCAGATGCAAGAAGCCAAATGGATGATTAAAAACATTCATCAGCGCTTTTCAACCATTTTACGTGTATCACAAGCCATTACTGACCGCCAACGCAACTTCTTGGAATATGGCGAAGTGGCGATGAAACCTTTAGTCTTGCGTGAAATTGCCGAAGAGCTTGAATTACACGAATCGACAATCTCGCGTGTCACTAATAACAAATATATGCTGACGCCACGCGGTATTTTTGAGCTGAAATATTTCTTTGGTAGCTCGGTGGCTACCGATACAGGCGGCACCTGTTCAGCCACTGCAATTCGCGCGCTGATCAAGCAATTGGTCGACCAAGAAAACCCTAAAAAACCATACTCGGATAGTCAAATTACCGACTTATTAGCCAAGCAAGGTATCGTCGTTGCACGCCGCACCATTGCAAAATATCGTGAGTCCCTCAACATTGCGCCAGCTAGCTTAAGAAAATCACTTTAA
- the lptB gene encoding LPS export ABC transporter ATP-binding protein: MSELVVENLRKSYKTRTVVQDISLSIKSGEVVGLLGPNGAGKTTSFYMIVGLVALDGGRITLDGKDLSRMPIHMRARMGLSYLPQEPSIFRKLTVSENILAVLELQDMSEDAMDEKLESLLEELHITHIRDSAAVSLSGGERRRVEIARCLASNPSFILLDEPFAGIDPIAVIDIQKIIHFLTARNIGVLITDHNVRETLGICDRAYIVNQGHVFASGHPSEIVENERVREVYLGKDFRL; this comes from the coding sequence ATGAGTGAACTGGTTGTAGAAAATTTACGAAAATCGTACAAGACGCGTACTGTGGTGCAGGATATTTCCTTGAGCATCAAAAGTGGCGAGGTTGTTGGTTTACTTGGTCCTAATGGTGCAGGTAAAACCACCAGCTTCTATATGATCGTTGGCTTAGTGGCGCTTGATGGAGGCCGCATCACATTGGATGGCAAAGACTTAAGTCGTATGCCTATTCATATGCGTGCAAGAATGGGCTTATCTTATTTGCCACAAGAGCCTTCTATTTTTCGCAAACTCACTGTATCTGAAAACATTCTTGCTGTGCTGGAGCTGCAAGACATGTCCGAAGATGCCATGGACGAAAAATTAGAGTCGCTACTCGAAGAGCTGCATATTACGCATATTCGTGATAGCGCTGCGGTGAGTTTGTCTGGTGGTGAGCGACGTCGTGTTGAGATTGCTCGCTGCTTGGCGTCTAACCCGAGCTTTATTTTGTTAGATGAACCATTTGCAGGGATAGATCCAATCGCCGTGATAGATATTCAAAAAATCATTCACTTTTTAACTGCACGTAATATTGGCGTACTCATTACTGACCATAATGTGCGCGAAACTTTAGGCATTTGCGACCGTGCTTATATTGTGAATCAAGGTCATGTATTCGCATCAGGCCATCCTAGCGAAATTGTAGAGAATGAAAGAGTGCGTGAAGTGTATTTAGGTAAAGATTTCCGTCTATGA
- the lptA gene encoding lipopolysaccharide transport periplasmic protein LptA has product MSKQSTNIQHHLLMSYVFLSLAMLGYSSFALAEAADRDKPIDLEADSVKVDDAKQISTYSGNVILTQGTLIIRADKLIVREDSAGFQHSTSLGNPTTFKQKREGKNEYMEGSAQRIEYDGRMDKVQLYTKAWVKRGEDIVHGDYISYDANSEYAEVIGGTKSVDGVTTNGRVHAIIQPKNKKAAEPTIDNTKPANKPSSNNQSTGKDVRLSRTLEVSPDAQ; this is encoded by the coding sequence ATGAGTAAGCAATCAACTAACATACAACATCACTTATTAATGAGTTATGTTTTTCTAAGCTTAGCAATGCTAGGCTATTCCAGCTTTGCGCTGGCTGAGGCGGCAGATAGAGATAAGCCGATTGATTTAGAAGCCGACTCTGTAAAAGTGGATGACGCCAAGCAAATCAGTACTTACTCAGGCAACGTGATATTGACGCAAGGTACTTTGATTATTCGTGCGGATAAACTGATCGTACGTGAAGACAGCGCTGGCTTTCAGCACAGTACATCTTTAGGCAACCCAACGACATTTAAACAAAAACGTGAAGGCAAAAACGAATACATGGAGGGTAGCGCGCAGCGCATAGAATATGATGGCCGCATGGATAAAGTGCAGCTATATACAAAAGCTTGGGTAAAACGCGGCGAAGATATTGTGCATGGCGATTACATCAGCTATGACGCAAACTCTGAATATGCAGAAGTCATCGGCGGTACAAAATCGGTTGATGGCGTAACAACCAATGGCAGAGTACATGCCATCATTCAGCCAAAAAACAAAAAAGCGGCTGAGCCTACCATTGATAATACAAAACCTGCGAATAAGCCATCTAGTAACAATCAAAGTACCGGTAAAGATGTTCGCTTAAGCAGAACCTTAGAAGTTAGCCCAGACGCTCAATAA
- the lptC gene encoding LPS export ABC transporter periplasmic protein LptC: MSLLMGIGKRSAIIFPIVILSVLALLTAWINHMVQPPQAKLDGSSRHDPDYIMSNFVTSQTDANGVLRYKLAAAEMRHFPDDDSTNLQRPRYTQFSVGKPYTQVEALRGYVSSDGEQVQLVDNVKITRQAFAGKGEMTVETEYLNILPDQDLVRTDSPVVIKQAPKTVIYATGMVYEKNTRTVTLLHRVRAHYEKPTTVSPDATVATTPKVPQTKVAPPNKEVKKTTKATETATQKAVSILQKSNTNNVRIRRSHE, from the coding sequence ATGAGCCTATTAATGGGCATAGGTAAACGTTCTGCAATTATTTTCCCGATAGTGATACTGTCGGTACTTGCATTGCTCACAGCATGGATTAACCATATGGTACAGCCGCCGCAAGCCAAGCTAGACGGCAGTAGCAGGCATGATCCTGATTATATTATGAGTAATTTTGTGACTTCACAAACAGATGCAAATGGCGTCTTGCGCTATAAATTAGCAGCAGCGGAAATGAGGCATTTTCCTGATGATGACTCGACCAATTTACAGCGCCCGCGCTATACGCAATTTAGCGTGGGCAAACCTTATACACAAGTTGAAGCATTAAGAGGTTACGTCTCGAGTGATGGTGAACAAGTACAGCTCGTTGATAATGTAAAGATTACCCGCCAAGCATTTGCGGGTAAAGGTGAAATGACAGTGGAAACAGAGTATCTTAACATTTTGCCAGATCAAGATTTGGTGCGCACCGATAGCCCGGTTGTGATTAAACAAGCGCCTAAAACGGTTATCTACGCCACGGGGATGGTATATGAAAAGAATACACGTACGGTAACCCTATTACACAGAGTGCGTGCACATTACGAGAAGCCGACGACAGTAAGTCCGGATGCCACTGTAGCAACAACACCTAAGGTACCGCAAACTAAGGTCGCACCACCAAACAAAGAAGTTAAGAAAACGACTAAAGCAACTGAAACCGCCACGCAAAAAGCAGTTTCTATATTACAAAAATCTAATACGAATAATGTGCGCATTCGGAGAAGCCATGAGTAA
- a CDS encoding KdsC family phosphatase, which produces MTIKTLNAELLARFKNIKLLVLDVDGVMTNGGLTIGDDGQEYKTFHAHDGLGMKLLKASGVEMAIITGRTSNVVKKRAESTGVAHFYQGAEDKLAAFNDLVSKSGLQASQCAFMGDDVVDLPPMLKCGLALAVPDSPSLVLKYAHYVTAKSGGHGAVREVCELIMQAQGTFDAQMAQFLTQASISN; this is translated from the coding sequence ATGACCATAAAGACGTTAAATGCTGAGCTATTAGCTCGTTTTAAAAATATTAAACTGTTAGTCCTTGATGTCGATGGCGTGATGACCAATGGCGGCCTCACAATAGGTGATGATGGTCAAGAATATAAGACTTTTCATGCGCATGATGGGTTGGGCATGAAGTTGCTCAAAGCCTCAGGTGTCGAAATGGCGATTATTACAGGGCGTACCTCCAACGTCGTTAAGAAACGTGCTGAAAGTACTGGCGTTGCGCATTTCTATCAAGGCGCGGAAGATAAATTAGCGGCATTTAACGACTTGGTCAGCAAAAGCGGTTTGCAGGCAAGCCAATGCGCGTTCATGGGGGATGATGTGGTAGATTTACCGCCTATGCTTAAATGCGGCCTTGCGCTTGCAGTGCCAGACTCGCCAAGCTTAGTGTTGAAATATGCGCATTATGTCACCGCTAAATCTGGTGGTCACGGCGCTGTGCGAGAGGTTTGTGAGTTGATTATGCAGGCACAAGGTACTTTTGATGCACAAATGGCACAATTTTTAACGCAAGCAAGTATTTCCAATTAA
- a CDS encoding KpsF/GutQ family sugar-phosphate isomerase gives MSSKNNASESAIAKQTTLELARDVLLLEASEINALATRLDGQFTDAVALILQCKGRVVVSGMGKSGHIGGKIASTLASTGTPAFFMHPAEASHGDLGMITAGDIVIALSNSGESDEILAIVPPLKRLGASIIAITGNDASTLAKAADIHLSAHVAKEACPLGLAPTSSTTVALALGDALALCVLDQRDFTAEDFARSHPGGSLGRRLLIHVNDLMRTGAQVPQVTINATLSEGLLEMTRKGLGLTAIVDSNNMPIGIFTDGDLRRAFEQKVDVATSGIKDVMHQNPSTIHQGKLAIEAVEMMEQRKINALLVTDDAGVLVGALNMHDLLLAKVV, from the coding sequence ATGTCATCAAAAAATAATGCCTCAGAATCCGCGATCGCGAAGCAAACTACTTTGGAGTTGGCACGCGATGTATTGCTGCTAGAAGCCAGTGAAATCAATGCGCTTGCTACTAGGCTGGATGGACAATTTACTGATGCTGTCGCCCTTATTCTACAATGCAAAGGTCGTGTTGTGGTGAGCGGCATGGGCAAATCTGGCCATATTGGCGGCAAAATTGCCTCGACATTGGCAAGTACGGGGACGCCTGCATTTTTTATGCATCCTGCAGAAGCCAGCCATGGCGATTTAGGCATGATTACCGCTGGAGACATTGTGATTGCGCTCTCAAACTCTGGTGAAAGCGATGAGATTCTCGCCATCGTACCGCCACTCAAAAGGCTGGGTGCAAGTATCATCGCCATTACAGGTAATGATGCATCCACTTTAGCAAAAGCTGCAGATATACATTTAAGCGCACATGTGGCCAAAGAAGCTTGCCCACTAGGTTTGGCGCCAACTTCAAGTACAACAGTTGCACTCGCTTTGGGCGATGCACTAGCTTTGTGTGTGCTGGATCAGCGTGATTTTACCGCTGAAGATTTCGCACGCTCTCACCCAGGTGGCAGTCTAGGTCGACGCTTACTGATTCATGTAAACGACTTAATGCGCACTGGCGCACAGGTGCCACAAGTCACAATCAATGCCACGCTATCTGAAGGCTTGCTAGAAATGACACGTAAAGGATTGGGGCTTACCGCCATTGTTGATAGCAACAATATGCCGATTGGTATTTTTACCGATGGCGATTTACGCCGGGCATTTGAACAAAAAGTAGATGTTGCCACTTCTGGCATTAAAGACGTGATGCATCAAAACCCGTCTACAATTCATCAAGGTAAATTAGCCATTGAAGCCGTTGAGATGATGGAACAACGTAAAATCAACGCACTGTTAGTCACTGATGATGCAGGTGTTTTAGTCGGTGCATTAAACATGCATGATCTTTTATTAGCGAAAGTAGTTTAA
- a CDS encoding monovalent cation:proton antiporter-2 (CPA2) family protein, with the protein MNEPLSLILILLVSAVLAVALFRKLRLPAMLAYFLVGVVLGPHTSGLLPDSDANREFAEFGIVFLMFSIGLEFSLPQLYAMRKKVLGLGGSQVFLTLGIVMGIAKLAGLDWSAAFVIGAALTMSSTAIVSKILAERVDLNSRHGRLSIGVLLFQDIAVVPILVLIPALGVVGTNLTDVLGLAMLKAAGMLLFLFTIGKWLINPWFNLVAGQRSRELFVMNVLMVTLLLAYATKLAGLSYALGAFIAGMLISETKFRYQVESDISAFRDIFLGLFFISVGMLLDVQQIVNNIGAILLVLFALVLFKAAIVTLVVRLVKYESGVAIRTGLILAQAGEFSFVILALGVEQKLVSGPALQVILAASLLSMVIAPFLIQYNGRIARKLVQSYSRNSGQVVQDIDDVGKHLHNHVIICGYGRSGQYLARFLREENIPYIALDIDPSRVLEAATAGENVMFGDAARRVVLEAAGGARAKALVISYADNRAAMKILHIVQENYPQLPVIVRTVDDTNMEALREAGAAEVVPEILEGSLMLASHALMLLGVPLNRVVKRIRIFREERYKLFKGYFHGISDAENEDLANQQVRLHSVIISPGTFAIGRNLADMHLENFDVEVKSIRRPNSNGSQPNEESILAEGDVIVLLGQPTGLTNAQNALLIGRVATK; encoded by the coding sequence ATGAACGAACCCCTATCTTTAATTTTAATTCTCCTTGTCAGCGCAGTTTTAGCGGTGGCGCTGTTCCGCAAACTGCGTTTACCTGCGATGTTGGCTTATTTCTTAGTCGGCGTGGTGCTTGGGCCGCACACCTCTGGCTTGCTACCAGATAGCGATGCCAACCGTGAGTTTGCGGAGTTCGGTATTGTGTTTCTAATGTTTAGTATCGGCCTTGAGTTTAGCTTGCCTCAACTTTACGCTATGCGTAAAAAAGTGCTCGGCTTAGGTGGCTCACAGGTTTTCCTTACACTTGGTATTGTGATGGGTATAGCCAAGCTGGCGGGCTTAGATTGGTCTGCAGCCTTTGTGATAGGCGCTGCTTTAACCATGTCTTCTACGGCTATTGTTTCAAAGATTTTGGCTGAACGTGTTGATTTAAACTCACGTCATGGTCGCTTGAGTATAGGTGTGCTGCTATTTCAAGATATTGCTGTTGTGCCCATTTTGGTACTTATTCCTGCTTTAGGTGTGGTTGGTACAAATCTAACCGACGTGCTGGGCTTGGCGATGCTAAAGGCGGCAGGCATGTTGCTGTTTCTGTTTACTATCGGCAAATGGTTAATCAACCCGTGGTTTAATTTGGTAGCCGGCCAGCGTTCACGCGAGTTGTTTGTCATGAACGTATTAATGGTCACTTTACTGTTGGCATATGCGACTAAGCTAGCGGGTTTGTCTTATGCTCTCGGCGCGTTTATCGCTGGCATGTTAATTTCAGAAACTAAGTTTAGATATCAGGTGGAATCTGATATTTCAGCGTTCCGTGATATTTTTCTAGGATTGTTTTTTATCAGCGTTGGCATGCTTTTAGACGTGCAGCAAATTGTCAATAATATCGGTGCGATTTTATTGGTGTTGTTTGCGCTTGTGTTGTTTAAAGCCGCTATCGTGACTTTGGTGGTCAGGCTGGTGAAATATGAAAGTGGCGTAGCGATTCGCACAGGCTTGATTCTGGCACAGGCCGGTGAATTTAGCTTTGTGATTTTAGCGCTAGGCGTTGAGCAAAAACTCGTCAGTGGGCCAGCGTTGCAAGTCATACTCGCCGCCTCGTTACTTTCTATGGTGATTGCGCCGTTTCTTATTCAGTACAACGGACGCATTGCACGGAAGTTGGTACAGAGCTATAGCCGTAATAGTGGGCAAGTTGTACAGGATATTGATGATGTTGGTAAGCACTTACATAACCATGTGATTATTTGTGGCTATGGGCGTAGTGGTCAGTATCTCGCACGTTTTTTAAGAGAAGAAAACATTCCTTATATTGCTTTGGATATTGACCCCTCGCGCGTCCTAGAGGCGGCTACAGCGGGTGAGAATGTCATGTTTGGTGACGCAGCACGACGCGTAGTGCTAGAGGCGGCAGGCGGCGCAAGGGCTAAAGCCTTGGTGATTAGTTATGCCGATAATCGTGCCGCCATGAAGATTCTGCATATCGTACAAGAAAATTACCCGCAATTACCCGTCATCGTCCGCACGGTGGACGACACCAATATGGAGGCGCTACGTGAGGCAGGTGCCGCTGAAGTTGTACCTGAGATTTTAGAGGGCAGCTTGATGTTAGCTTCTCATGCACTTATGCTGCTCGGCGTGCCGTTAAATCGCGTGGTGAAACGTATTCGTATATTCCGTGAAGAACGCTACAAGTTGTTTAAAGGCTACTTCCACGGTATTTCAGATGCTGAAAATGAAGATCTGGCAAACCAGCAAGTGAGGCTGCATTCTGTGATTATTTCACCGGGTACATTTGCCATTGGCAGAAACTTGGCTGATATGCATCTGGAAAATTTTGACGTAGAAGTGAAATCCATACGTCGCCCAAACTCTAATGGCTCACAGCCTAATGAAGAAAGCATATTGGCTGAAGGCGATGTAATCGTTCTACTTGGTCAGCCAACAGGCTTAACCAACGCACAGAATGCTTTGCTGATCGGGCGCGTAGCCACTAAATAA
- a CDS encoding NAD(P)/FAD-dependent oxidoreductase: MNKSVVIVGGGIVGCMTAMELVDRGCKVTIVERNQIASQTSGESSWAGGGIVFPLLPWLYSDAVNTLTSYGAKFYPEICQRLLRETGIDTDFEQSGFLLLPNFDTQAATAWCANNQLPAQAVKASAFGVQSPSGEEALWLPTVSQIRPPYFMQAMRKWLEKNKVTMLEHTELVPLKETQKLNEWQTINGKTISADQFVVTSGAWSFELLKETSAKLNIKPMRGQILLYKPEKNLEQIVYREGFYMIPRRDGHLLAGSTLEDVGFDTTVTQEVRNEISAKAEAIMPALKNQAILKHWSGLRPGTPENLPTISAHPTIENLYLNTGHFRYGLTMAPASAKLVTALMLGEKPLIDAEPYQCN; this comes from the coding sequence ATGAATAAGAGTGTAGTAATAGTAGGTGGCGGCATTGTTGGCTGCATGACCGCGATGGAGTTAGTCGATCGCGGCTGCAAAGTCACTATCGTAGAGCGTAATCAAATCGCTAGTCAGACTTCTGGCGAATCTTCATGGGCAGGTGGCGGCATTGTTTTCCCGCTATTGCCTTGGCTTTACTCTGACGCAGTGAATACACTTACCAGCTATGGCGCGAAGTTTTACCCAGAAATCTGCCAGCGTTTATTGCGCGAAACAGGTATCGATACCGACTTTGAACAATCGGGGTTTTTATTGCTGCCAAACTTCGATACTCAAGCAGCTACTGCTTGGTGTGCAAATAACCAATTACCTGCTCAAGCCGTCAAAGCATCCGCTTTTGGCGTGCAATCGCCCAGTGGCGAAGAGGCATTATGGCTACCTACGGTATCTCAAATACGTCCACCATATTTCATGCAAGCCATGCGTAAATGGCTAGAGAAAAACAAAGTCACTATGTTAGAGCACACCGAGCTTGTGCCGCTAAAAGAAACACAAAAGCTAAACGAATGGCAAACAATTAATGGCAAAACTATCAGCGCAGATCAATTTGTAGTCACATCTGGCGCATGGAGTTTTGAACTGCTAAAAGAAACCAGCGCCAAACTTAATATCAAACCCATGCGTGGACAAATTCTGCTGTATAAACCCGAAAAAAACCTTGAGCAGATTGTTTATAGAGAAGGTTTCTACATGATCCCGCGTCGCGATGGCCATTTGTTAGCCGGTAGCACGCTAGAAGATGTAGGGTTTGACACTACAGTGACGCAAGAAGTGCGCAATGAAATTAGCGCAAAAGCTGAGGCGATTATGCCAGCACTAAAAAATCAAGCCATCCTCAAGCACTGGAGTGGTTTGCGACCTGGTACCCCCGAAAACCTACCAACGATTTCAGCACATCCAACCATAGAAAACCTTTACCTGAATACCGGACATTTTAGATATGGTTTAACGATGGCGCCAGCGAGTGCTAAGTTGGTGACAGCTTTAATGTTAGGTGAAAAGCCATTGATAGATGCGGAGCCTTACCAGTGTAATTAG
- the moaC gene encoding cyclic pyranopterin monophosphate synthase MoaC, translating into MTDAANTLTHFDNSGQAHMVDVGDKAHTKRIAIASGVITMQTSTLALIKSGDSKKGDVLGIARIAAIQGSKRTSDLIPLCHPIGLTKVAVTFEIDDKNTSVICTATTETAGQTGVEMEALTAVSVGLLTIYDMCKAVDRGMTISGIKLLEKHGGKSGEWVAP; encoded by the coding sequence ATGACCGACGCAGCAAACACCCTCACCCATTTTGACAACAGCGGCCAAGCACATATGGTGGACGTAGGCGACAAAGCACACACCAAGCGCATCGCCATTGCCAGTGGCGTGATTACAATGCAAACCAGCACATTAGCGTTGATAAAAAGCGGTGATTCCAAAAAAGGCGATGTACTCGGCATTGCAAGAATTGCCGCGATTCAAGGCTCAAAACGCACCTCTGATTTAATCCCACTTTGCCATCCAATTGGTCTGACAAAGGTAGCCGTTACCTTTGAGATAGACGATAAAAACACATCCGTTATATGCACCGCCACCACTGAAACCGCAGGTCAAACGGGCGTAGAAATGGAAGCACTCACCGCGGTGAGCGTGGGCTTACTTACGATTTATGATATGTGTAAAGCTGTAGACAGAGGTATGACGATAAGCGGAATCAAGCTACTGGAAAAACATGGCGGCAAGTCTGGGGAATGGGTAGCGCCATAG
- a CDS encoding M48 family metalloprotease, producing MKLKTIVIAILLITNSTLAPNLWAQSYDEPVLTGKPYEAPRSFDLSLPELGDVSQTVLTPLDERRIGEQIMRDVSTSDEVVQDVEIIDYLNNLGNRLVSASSDKQQKFNFFVVQDNSINAFAMPGGVVGVHTGLILATNTESELASVLGHEIGHVTQHHMARMLASQKYDTFKNIAGIALALLVARANPDLASGALTTASAVGIQNQLDYTRDHEREADRVGLQILDSGGFDVRAMPAFFTTLQRGTRFAEGSAPSFLRTHPLTSERIADVTNRVSQMTYRQVPDSVEFQYVRAKLIANNGSADTNIQVFEQNIREHKYTNEAAEHYGLAVAYLRKNALPQAEKEVAWLKKNAPQHAMLENLSARLQVVENNPQQAAKQYAAALKLYPDNRALIYGYANHFLAIKQSDNAIKLIKEKQGLYPNDAQFYDVLAKAYTMQNKLLLSYQAQGEAYFRKYDLARAIEQMELAVKANDGDFYQKSIVEARLTELRRMQGDVKKGS from the coding sequence ATGAAATTAAAAACTATTGTAATTGCAATTTTGCTGATAACAAACAGCACGCTAGCGCCCAATTTGTGGGCGCAATCCTATGATGAGCCTGTGTTAACTGGTAAGCCTTATGAGGCGCCAAGGAGCTTTGACTTGAGTTTGCCAGAGCTCGGCGATGTTTCACAAACCGTGTTAACGCCACTTGATGAAAGGCGCATTGGCGAGCAGATTATGCGCGATGTATCGACCAGTGACGAGGTGGTGCAAGACGTGGAAATTATCGATTACTTGAATAACTTGGGTAATCGACTGGTTTCAGCTAGCAGTGATAAGCAGCAGAAATTCAACTTTTTTGTGGTACAGGATAACTCAATCAACGCTTTTGCCATGCCGGGTGGTGTAGTTGGCGTGCACACGGGTTTAATCTTAGCCACGAATACTGAGTCTGAACTTGCGAGCGTATTAGGTCATGAAATTGGTCACGTGACACAGCATCACATGGCGCGTATGTTGGCTTCGCAAAAATATGACACGTTTAAAAATATCGCGGGGATTGCGCTAGCATTGTTGGTTGCGCGAGCTAATCCAGATTTAGCGAGCGGTGCGTTAACAACGGCTTCGGCAGTAGGCATACAAAATCAGTTGGATTACACACGTGACCATGAGCGTGAAGCTGACCGCGTTGGTTTGCAAATTTTAGATAGTGGCGGTTTTGATGTGCGTGCAATGCCCGCATTTTTTACCACTTTGCAACGTGGTACGCGCTTTGCTGAAGGTAGTGCGCCTAGCTTTTTACGCACACATCCGCTGACCAGCGAACGTATCGCCGATGTGACTAATCGCGTGTCGCAAATGACTTACAGGCAGGTACCTGATAGCGTTGAGTTTCAATATGTGCGGGCAAAACTCATTGCCAATAACGGTTCGGCAGATACTAATATACAGGTGTTCGAGCAAAATATTCGTGAACATAAATATACCAATGAAGCCGCTGAGCATTACGGATTAGCCGTAGCTTATCTGCGTAAAAACGCTCTGCCGCAGGCTGAGAAAGAAGTGGCGTGGCTGAAAAAGAATGCACCGCAGCATGCCATGTTAGAGAACCTAAGTGCGCGTCTGCAAGTCGTAGAGAATAATCCGCAACAAGCAGCCAAACAATATGCCGCTGCACTTAAGTTATACCCAGATAATCGTGCCCTGATTTATGGTTATGCTAACCACTTTTTGGCGATTAAGCAGTCTGATAATGCGATAAAACTGATTAAAGAAAAGCAAGGTTTGTATCCTAATGATGCGCAGTTTTACGATGTATTGGCAAAAGCCTATACTATGCAGAATAAGCTTTTGCTAAGCTATCAGGCACAAGGCGAGGCTTATTTTAGAAAGTACGATCTTGCGCGGGCGATTGAGCAAATGGAGTTAGCAGTGAAAGCCAATGATGGTGATTTTTATCAAAAATCCATTGTTGAGGCACGCTTAACGGAATTGCGTCGCATGCAAGGCGATGTGAAAAAAGGTTCATGA